Proteins encoded within one genomic window of Methanolacinia paynteri:
- the tfrA gene encoding fumarate reductase (CoM/CoB) subunit TfrA has product MVAENTENIIDCHVLVIGSGGAGTRAAIEAALYGDVVMMSRSVAGKGGCTPMAEGGFNAVLNPADCCTLHEEDTMKGGAYLNDPELVKTLVAEAPERMKDLIDWGAVFDLTPERQLAQRPFGGQRFNRTCYAGDRTGHEMMMTLVEHLRTENIKILHEISAIELLKSEGRVCGAAGLDRNGNLVVIKADAVVLATGGAGQIYEVNTNCATGNGQGFALAFRAGAELIDMEMVQFHPTGAVQPYDARGRLITEAVRGEGGVLKNTKDERFMKNYDPERMELSTRDVVARSIATEILEGRGTEKGGVYLDVSHLNDKYIEVKLPLMLEQFLNFGVDIRKEPMEVAPTAHHFMGGIRIDPHGVTNVPGLFACGEVTGGVHGANRLGGNSLADTQVFGKRAGESAGKSSLTSRKIDPIQIDAIRTRLEGYLKGDKNPAQIRRRMKALMWEKAGIFRTEEGLKTALSELEKLSVEKPKAESRENLIDCCTVADMLTTAVLVVKGSLIRPESRGANMRTDLGPCKNPEKSPYSHTFQSLEKSGIERKEEQ; this is encoded by the coding sequence ATGGTTGCAGAGAATACGGAAAATATCATAGATTGCCATGTTCTGGTCATCGGAAGCGGTGGTGCCGGAACAAGAGCGGCAATTGAAGCTGCACTTTACGGTGACGTGGTAATGATGAGCCGCTCTGTTGCCGGAAAGGGCGGCTGCACCCCTATGGCCGAGGGCGGTTTCAATGCGGTGCTGAATCCTGCGGACTGCTGTACCCTTCACGAAGAGGATACGATGAAGGGCGGTGCATACCTGAACGATCCTGAACTTGTAAAGACACTTGTGGCTGAAGCGCCTGAGAGGATGAAGGATCTTATTGACTGGGGTGCAGTCTTTGACCTTACGCCCGAAAGACAGCTTGCCCAGCGCCCGTTCGGCGGCCAGAGGTTCAACAGGACATGCTATGCAGGAGACAGGACCGGTCACGAGATGATGATGACTCTCGTCGAGCACCTGAGAACAGAAAATATCAAAATACTTCACGAGATCTCTGCAATAGAACTTTTAAAATCCGAAGGAAGAGTCTGCGGTGCGGCCGGGCTTGACAGAAATGGAAATCTGGTCGTCATAAAAGCCGATGCCGTCGTGCTCGCAACCGGCGGGGCCGGGCAGATTTACGAGGTGAATACAAACTGTGCAACGGGCAACGGCCAGGGTTTTGCACTTGCATTCAGGGCAGGAGCGGAGCTTATAGACATGGAGATGGTGCAGTTCCACCCGACAGGTGCAGTTCAGCCGTATGACGCCCGCGGGAGGCTTATTACTGAGGCTGTCCGCGGTGAAGGCGGTGTTTTGAAGAATACCAAAGACGAGAGGTTCATGAAGAATTATGATCCCGAAAGGATGGAGCTCTCGACAAGAGATGTCGTCGCACGCTCAATTGCAACCGAGATCCTCGAAGGCAGGGGAACTGAAAAAGGAGGCGTGTATCTCGATGTTTCGCACCTTAACGATAAATATATTGAAGTAAAGCTCCCGCTCATGCTTGAGCAGTTCCTCAACTTCGGTGTCGACATAAGGAAAGAGCCGATGGAGGTCGCACCCACCGCCCATCATTTCATGGGAGGCATCAGGATAGATCCTCATGGGGTGACTAATGTCCCCGGGCTCTTTGCATGCGGCGAAGTGACCGGCGGAGTCCACGGTGCAAATCGTCTCGGCGGGAATTCGCTTGCAGATACCCAGGTATTCGGTAAGCGTGCCGGAGAATCTGCGGGAAAGAGTTCTTTGACCAGCAGAAAGATCGATCCGATTCAGATCGATGCAATCCGGACCCGCCTGGAGGGATACCTTAAAGGAGATAAGAACCCTGCCCAAATCCGCAGGAGAATGAAGGCATTGATGTGGGAGAAAGCCGGAATATTCAGGACTGAAGAAGGCCTGAAAACAGCTCTTTCAGAGCTTGAAAAACTCTCCGTAGAGAAACCTAAGGCTGAATCGCGTGAAAATCTTATTGACTGCTGTACAGTTGCAGATATGCTCACTACAGCCGTTCTCGTCGTGAAAGGCTCACTGATCAGGCCCGAATCACGGGGTGCCAACATGAGGACAGATCTAGGACCTTGTAAAAATCCGGAAAAATCACCGTACAGCCACACGTTCCAGTCACTTGAAAAATCGGGAATTGAACGGAAGGAGGAGCAGTAG
- a CDS encoding aspartate kinase, which yields MKFGGTSVGDENCIGRVVSIISHYRSSGCELAVVVSAMSGVTDQLIAIAEEVEKSTDKPPIEATIQSLRTRHTKVLKGVAPDEYEAVSSDIENRLDNLKNILTAVHNLRELTPRSKDYIISFGERLSALIVSAALRQNGIDSMPLNGCEAGIITNERHGCANVLPESDARIKSRVGALLQDMVPVVMGYMGCTKDGIVTTLGRSGSDYSAAVVGSGIDADEIWIWTDVDGVMTANPRIIPDARVISDISYHEAMELSYFGAEVLHPRSIEPAMQKGIPVRVKNTFNPSAGGSCVLAYEKKDDRVVKGITYIEKVSIINITGAMMVGRPGVAKAIFTELADRNVNVMMISQGSSEANISLIVDDEHLDSAIAALSKVQQGGYVREVTYDRDVVAVAVVGTGMAGTPGISGRIFTALGKAGVNLMMISQGSSEVNISFVIAAEDGKKAVAVLHDEFELSKEESI from the coding sequence ATGAAATTTGGCGGCACATCGGTCGGCGATGAGAACTGCATCGGGCGCGTTGTGTCGATCATCAGCCATTACCGGAGTTCAGGGTGCGAACTTGCGGTTGTAGTATCGGCGATGTCCGGGGTTACGGATCAGCTTATTGCAATAGCGGAGGAGGTCGAAAAATCAACTGACAAGCCTCCGATTGAGGCTACCATACAGTCCCTGAGAACCAGGCACACAAAGGTGCTTAAAGGTGTTGCACCCGACGAATATGAGGCGGTCTCATCTGATATTGAAAACCGTCTCGACAACCTGAAAAACATCCTCACCGCCGTCCACAATTTAAGAGAGCTCACTCCAAGATCCAAAGACTACATCATTTCTTTCGGCGAAAGGCTCTCGGCATTGATCGTGAGCGCAGCACTGAGGCAGAACGGGATCGATTCGATGCCACTCAACGGATGTGAGGCAGGGATCATCACAAACGAGCGTCACGGATGCGCAAATGTACTGCCTGAGAGCGATGCAAGGATCAAAAGCAGGGTCGGAGCACTTTTGCAGGATATGGTCCCGGTTGTCATGGGATATATGGGATGCACGAAGGACGGAATCGTCACAACACTCGGGAGGAGCGGTTCGGATTATTCGGCGGCTGTCGTCGGTTCGGGGATAGATGCCGATGAGATCTGGATCTGGACTGATGTAGACGGCGTAATGACTGCAAACCCCCGCATAATTCCCGATGCCCGTGTAATATCCGACATCTCATACCATGAGGCGATGGAGCTTTCATACTTCGGGGCGGAAGTGCTCCACCCGAGATCTATCGAACCCGCGATGCAGAAAGGAATCCCTGTCAGGGTCAAAAACACCTTCAACCCCTCTGCCGGAGGAAGCTGCGTCCTTGCATACGAGAAGAAGGATGACCGGGTAGTAAAGGGGATAACATATATCGAGAAGGTCTCCATCATAAACATCACAGGTGCTATGATGGTCGGAAGGCCGGGGGTCGCAAAAGCGATATTCACCGAACTTGCAGACAGAAACGTCAATGTTATGATGATCTCACAGGGATCATCAGAGGCGAACATCTCCCTGATAGTGGATGATGAGCATCTCGATTCTGCAATCGCGGCACTTTCAAAGGTCCAGCAGGGAGGATACGTCCGTGAGGTTACATATGACAGGGATGTAGTCGCAGTGGCCGTTGTCGGGACCGGAATGGCAGGAACACCTGGGATCTCCGGCAGGATATTCACAGCGCTTGGAAAAGCGGGAGTCAACCTCATGATGATATCGCAGGGATCTTCAGAGGTGAACATATCCTTCGTAATAGCAGCCGAGGACGGAAAGAAGGCGGTGGCTGTTCTTCACGATGAATTCGAACTTTCTAAAGAGGAGAGCATATGA
- the purM gene encoding phosphoribosylformylglycinamidine cyclo-ligase translates to MKKNVAGGYTYSEAGVDISLEELGVKTLVSQLTYRRTGGYQMCSDVGHFAGLVDFGDYVLALAVDGVGTKMLVADRLKNWSTLGIDCIAMNVNDLYVMNIEPVAFVDYIATDKVEPDKMRQIGVGLNEGARLANMNLIGGETATLKGLVNGLDLAGTCLGVGKKDEIITGAAIKEGDVIIGIPSTGIHSNGLTLARKVVDSYADYSEKMPWGKTLGEELLTPTRIYSEVLEVTRNCEIHGMCHITGGGLNNLRRLGPYGFDISSPLVPSPIFKWIEEIGNIDKHEMYRTFNMGMGYVFIAPKEEAGKITEIVPDSKIVGEITGEEGVRLEGEVFEK, encoded by the coding sequence ATGAAAAAGAACGTCGCGGGCGGGTACACATACAGCGAGGCAGGTGTGGACATCAGCCTTGAAGAACTGGGCGTCAAAACCCTTGTCTCACAACTCACGTACAGAAGAACCGGCGGATATCAAATGTGCAGCGATGTAGGCCATTTCGCCGGACTCGTCGATTTTGGAGATTACGTGCTTGCACTTGCCGTAGACGGCGTCGGGACGAAGATGCTTGTTGCCGACAGGCTGAAAAACTGGTCGACTCTTGGAATTGACTGCATCGCGATGAATGTAAACGACCTTTACGTGATGAACATAGAGCCGGTTGCATTCGTCGATTATATCGCAACCGACAAAGTCGAGCCTGATAAGATGAGGCAGATCGGTGTCGGGCTAAACGAGGGTGCAAGGCTTGCAAATATGAACCTCATCGGCGGCGAAACTGCGACACTAAAAGGGCTTGTAAACGGCCTTGATCTTGCAGGAACCTGCCTGGGTGTAGGGAAAAAGGATGAGATCATCACCGGTGCGGCAATAAAGGAAGGAGATGTCATTATCGGGATTCCTTCAACCGGTATTCATTCCAACGGCCTGACACTTGCAAGGAAGGTCGTCGATTCTTACGCGGATTACAGCGAGAAGATGCCGTGGGGAAAGACACTTGGCGAGGAGCTTCTTACACCTACAAGAATCTACAGCGAAGTCCTCGAAGTAACCCGTAATTGCGAGATCCACGGGATGTGTCATATTACAGGCGGAGGCTTAAACAACCTCAGAAGACTCGGACCCTACGGGTTCGACATCTCCAGTCCCCTTGTACCCTCACCGATATTCAAATGGATCGAGGAGATCGGAAATATCGATAAACACGAGATGTACAGGACATTCAATATGGGAATGGGCTACGTCTTCATCGCACCGAAAGAAGAAGCCGGAAAGATCACGGAGATTGTTCCCGATTCAAAGATTGTCGGCGAAATCACCGGCGAAGAAGGCGTCCGCCTCGAAGGCGAAGTCTTCGAGAAATAA
- a CDS encoding Vms1/Ankzf1 family peptidyl-tRNA hydrolase produces MLDKFLNRGAEEEKERLLNTIRDLEKDNKSLRKRLSKRETKASEDPARRQELEESLKKALTKIGVLEHELEVCRSDNNDSCGPSFKSFKLSQRESLEFIGLLSSLRSEKGDLLSVYGTPGDDEVLSKVPVQEIVDVIRDDQRDTGFALFHGGGSELLPVFAVIPPFPVESSFSVSGNSYETAELSAILNSERAAAFVLAHAGESFIGIADAKNILSGELVKTGVKEKHSKGGWSQKRFERLREEDIRHHAEKAAAAFDSMMESHADIADCLVLMGDVRLAEAIAADCPLERIIRTTDIKPDRHCGEALRKEIWSSVWFRF; encoded by the coding sequence ATGCTTGATAAATTTTTGAATCGCGGCGCAGAAGAGGAGAAAGAGCGCCTTCTGAATACAATAAGAGATCTCGAGAAGGATAATAAAAGTCTCCGCAAAAGGCTTTCAAAGAGGGAAACAAAGGCGTCTGAGGACCCTGCAAGGAGGCAGGAGCTCGAAGAGTCGCTGAAAAAGGCACTGACAAAGATTGGTGTTCTCGAGCATGAACTCGAGGTCTGCAGGAGCGATAATAATGACTCCTGTGGTCCGTCTTTTAAAAGTTTTAAGCTCTCACAGAGGGAATCACTTGAGTTTATAGGCCTTCTGTCCTCACTGCGATCGGAAAAGGGAGATCTTCTGTCTGTTTACGGTACTCCCGGGGATGATGAGGTCCTTTCGAAAGTGCCGGTGCAGGAAATTGTTGATGTTATTCGTGATGACCAGAGGGATACGGGATTTGCTCTCTTTCATGGCGGCGGATCTGAATTATTGCCTGTTTTTGCGGTTATCCCCCCATTCCCTGTTGAATCGTCTTTTTCAGTATCCGGTAATTCCTATGAAACCGCCGAATTGTCAGCCATCCTGAATTCCGAGCGGGCGGCAGCCTTTGTACTGGCACATGCGGGAGAGTCTTTCATAGGAATTGCCGATGCAAAGAATATTCTCTCAGGCGAACTTGTAAAAACGGGTGTCAAGGAGAAGCATTCGAAGGGCGGGTGGTCGCAGAAGAGATTCGAGAGGCTCAGGGAGGAGGATATCCGACATCATGCGGAAAAGGCCGCAGCTGCGTTTGATTCTATGATGGAATCCCATGCGGATATTGCAGATTGCCTTGTCCTTATGGGCGATGTCCGGCTTGCAGAGGCGATTGCTGCAGACTGCCCTCTTGAAAGGATCATACGAACTACCGATATCAAACCGGACAGGCACTGTGGTGAGGCTCTTCGAAAAGAGATCTGGTCTTCCGTCTGGTTTAGGTTTTAG
- a CDS encoding ZPR1 zinc finger domain-containing protein — protein MRRVITAPCPVCSKDIQYIYQTERIPYFSEVMLAHASCDCGFKSVDTMVMGDNNPIRYTVKVDGEEDLAIRVVRSSRGSIEIPEFGILVEPGPMCEAFISNVEGVLLRILNVVEGIITRSDEEPEKANAIALKERLERAREGKEPFTLIIQDINGNSGIVSKKAKKSEYIPYGDVPDES, from the coding sequence TTGAGAAGGGTTATTACAGCTCCATGTCCGGTCTGTTCGAAGGATATCCAATATATATATCAGACTGAAAGAATTCCCTATTTTTCAGAGGTTATGCTTGCCCATGCTTCCTGTGACTGTGGTTTTAAATCGGTTGACACTATGGTCATGGGAGACAATAATCCAATCCGGTACACTGTAAAGGTCGATGGAGAGGAGGATCTCGCGATAAGAGTCGTCAGGAGCAGCAGGGGCTCGATCGAGATTCCTGAATTCGGTATACTTGTCGAACCGGGTCCTATGTGCGAGGCATTCATATCGAATGTCGAAGGTGTTCTTTTGAGAATCCTAAATGTCGTCGAAGGAATTATCACCCGTTCAGATGAAGAGCCTGAGAAGGCAAATGCCATCGCGTTAAAAGAAAGGCTTGAGAGGGCACGCGAAGGAAAAGAGCCGTTTACATTAATTATCCAGGATATCAACGGGAACAGTGGAATCGTCAGCAAAAAGGCCAAAAAATCCGAATATATCCCGTATGGCGATGTGCCTGACGAATCCTGA
- a CDS encoding cell division protein SepF → MAKKFTSLFKKGSPSDEADYMELDLASVESSGSGGPATMYVKIATINEIRDTPRIKDEVYNGNIVIVDIGRLKMDKITYERVVKDLRDVANDINGDIIGLGDQKYIIITPMSVKVSREKIGA, encoded by the coding sequence ATGGCTAAAAAGTTTACATCCCTCTTCAAAAAGGGAAGTCCATCGGATGAAGCGGATTACATGGAACTTGATCTGGCCTCTGTCGAATCCTCGGGTTCGGGGGGTCCGGCGACAATGTACGTCAAGATCGCGACTATAAACGAGATACGTGACACACCAAGAATAAAAGACGAGGTCTATAACGGTAATATTGTGATCGTGGACATCGGGCGCCTTAAAATGGACAAGATCACATATGAAAGGGTGGTAAAGGATCTCAGGGATGTTGCAAATGATATCAACGGGGATATAATCGGTCTCGGCGACCAGAAATACATTATCATAACTCCGATGTCTGTCAAGGTCTCCCGCGAAAAAATTGGAGCCTGA
- a CDS encoding RNA-binding protein: MAKLNVKKRYSIRKSRLADLKKKLEEEIGESADSFLSGNVEIAETDSDFMIYLVNRKPAIMERDGWVFPTLRAFVETPFEVRKAVVDSGAVAFMAKGADLMRPGIVSLTGDIREGRPFVIVEEKHGKPLAIAVALMDSEGIMASDKGKVAKNIHYVGDDLWNLEI; this comes from the coding sequence ATGGCAAAGCTGAATGTAAAAAAGAGATATTCTATACGGAAATCGCGTCTTGCCGATCTTAAAAAGAAACTGGAAGAGGAGATCGGGGAATCGGCTGACAGTTTTCTTTCCGGAAATGTGGAGATTGCAGAGACGGACAGCGATTTTATGATCTATCTTGTCAACAGGAAACCGGCGATTATGGAGAGGGACGGCTGGGTTTTTCCTACCCTGAGGGCATTTGTTGAGACTCCTTTTGAAGTCCGCAAGGCTGTTGTCGATTCCGGTGCGGTGGCTTTTATGGCCAAGGGTGCAGATCTTATGCGCCCGGGCATTGTCAGTCTTACCGGCGACATCAGGGAGGGCAGGCCGTTTGTCATCGTGGAGGAAAAGCATGGCAAACCACTGGCAATAGCGGTTGCGCTTATGGATTCTGAGGGCATTATGGCTTCTGATAAGGGAAAGGTGGCCAAGAATATCCACTATGTGGGAGACGATCTCTGGAACCTCGAGATCTGA
- a CDS encoding LSM domain-containing protein, which yields MTKRPLEILDQALNQKPVIVSLKGGREIRGILQGYDVHMNLVLENAEEEINGVIKSQGTLIVRGDNVIYISPSVN from the coding sequence ATGACAAAGAGACCACTGGAAATTTTGGACCAGGCTTTAAATCAGAAGCCGGTAATAGTCAGTCTGAAGGGCGGCAGAGAAATTCGCGGGATATTACAGGGATACGATGTTCACATGAATCTCGTCCTTGAGAACGCAGAAGAAGAGATTAACGGAGTTATCAAGAGCCAGGGGACATTAATTGTCCGTGGCGACAATGTAATCTACATATCTCCGTCGGTAAACTAA
- a CDS encoding 50S ribosomal protein L37e: MTKGTPSRGKRQTQTHIVCRRCGKVSYHKRDKVCSACGFGKTSRMRKYNWVTKKSKTPTH; the protein is encoded by the coding sequence ATGACAAAAGGAACTCCATCAAGAGGAAAGAGACAGACCCAGACCCACATCGTATGTAGGAGATGTGGAAAGGTGTCCTATCACAAGCGCGATAAAGTCTGTTCGGCATGTGGATTCGGAAAGACATCAAGAATGCGCAAATATAACTGGGTTACGAAAAAATCGAAAACCCCCACACACTAA
- the purF gene encoding amidophosphoribosyltransferase produces the protein MCGIVGIIGAGDVSIPIYYALYALQHRGQESAGITTFDGKTLFKHKGPGLVAEVFDEDILHELKGFSGLGHVRYPTTGEKIAENIQPFTFRFMGRFCAIAHNGNLTNTEKLREEFEKRGQIFSTTTDTEVIGNVIADELRKSGRMEDAVLACMKRLEGSYSVVFLSEDKVYAFRDPLGIRPLCIGKTKDGYIVCSESVAVDALNGTLIRDVRPGELVCISKKGLESVQIAESSGHAHCVFEYIYFARADSVIDGRLVYDVRRKIGQALYLEAPVKADLVSPVPDSGIAHATGYSESSGIPYREGLIKNRYMGRTFIMPTQEDRENAVRIKLNPVKGHIKDKSIVIVDDSIVRGTTSKRIINILKEAGAEEVHMRVGSPPIKAPCYLGVDMPTREELIASDKSNEEVKEGIDATSLHHVSVESLIDAIGMPADDLCLGCLTGVYPLWIKGEKACPRYTDFIKGSYQTNIKEFNE, from the coding sequence ATGTGCGGTATCGTTGGCATCATCGGTGCCGGTGATGTTTCAATCCCGATATACTACGCTCTTTACGCCCTGCAGCATCGCGGGCAGGAGAGCGCGGGTATTACCACTTTTGACGGTAAAACACTTTTTAAGCATAAAGGTCCCGGCCTTGTCGCAGAGGTATTTGACGAGGATATACTCCACGAACTGAAGGGTTTTTCAGGTCTGGGTCATGTCCGTTACCCTACAACAGGCGAAAAGATCGCGGAAAATATCCAGCCCTTTACATTCAGGTTTATGGGAAGGTTTTGTGCCATAGCACACAACGGCAACCTGACAAATACGGAAAAGCTGCGCGAAGAGTTCGAAAAACGTGGCCAGATATTTTCTACAACCACGGATACGGAAGTTATCGGAAATGTAATCGCCGATGAACTCAGGAAATCCGGGCGCATGGAAGATGCGGTATTGGCCTGTATGAAAAGGCTCGAAGGCTCATATTCCGTGGTTTTTCTCTCCGAAGACAAGGTCTATGCATTCCGTGATCCCCTCGGGATCAGGCCGCTCTGCATCGGAAAAACGAAAGACGGATATATAGTATGTTCTGAATCCGTTGCCGTGGACGCTTTAAACGGCACGTTGATCCGCGATGTCAGGCCGGGAGAGCTTGTCTGCATAAGTAAAAAAGGGCTGGAGTCCGTACAGATTGCAGAGAGTTCAGGCCATGCACACTGTGTTTTTGAATACATCTATTTTGCAAGGGCCGATTCGGTTATTGACGGCCGCCTGGTTTATGATGTCAGGAGAAAGATCGGCCAGGCATTGTACCTCGAAGCTCCCGTAAAGGCCGATCTCGTCTCACCTGTTCCCGATTCCGGAATAGCCCATGCAACAGGCTATTCGGAAAGTTCCGGCATCCCTTACAGGGAGGGCCTGATCAAGAACAGGTACATGGGCAGGACCTTCATAATGCCTACGCAGGAAGACAGGGAGAACGCCGTCAGGATAAAACTGAATCCTGTAAAAGGCCATATCAAGGATAAATCCATTGTTATCGTCGACGACAGCATAGTCAGGGGAACAACCTCAAAGAGAATTATAAATATCCTGAAGGAAGCCGGAGCTGAAGAGGTCCACATGAGAGTAGGATCCCCCCCGATAAAGGCCCCCTGTTACCTTGGAGTTGATATGCCGACAAGAGAGGAGCTTATCGCAAGCGACAAGTCGAATGAAGAGGTGAAGGAGGGGATAGATGCTACTTCACTCCATCATGTGTCTGTCGAATCGCTCATTGATGCAATAGGCATGCCCGCAGATGATCTCTGCCTCGGCTGCCTTACCGGAGTATATCCTCTCTGGATCAAGGGCGAAAAGGCCTGCCCGAGATATACCGATTTTATAAAAGGCTCGTACCAGACGAATATTAAGGAATTCAACGAATAA
- a CDS encoding PKD domain-containing protein, which translates to MGEYRGLIVLFFLAVCLVPAVSAVHYQAAGTISTLTDYPEDRWEIGISGDNVIWVEPGEGYGEQILYLYNIPEKEVKKIASSKYSTFHPGIADDLLLWGEKTDIPGPINLIRYDILNGSLSYVDPYLSNQDFPATDGSTVVWLDSRTGGYTNIYLKKGDDGSYLFHGSDTSDKHTPQISGEYVYWVEKGTLYRQNIDSGNAEAIISEIPDDYSISGENIVWEYENGDQTDIALLDTNAMSAETEVDNPGDQLNPDIDENNIVWQEKEDGLNLIRVKNIETGISAGIYSSEYLQSEPKISGDNIVWFDSTPGNESVRMFDLDSYAVPSADFISDAEPSLVPFTIHFVPEITTSVNIKPDLLWNFGDGTFSPEAEPDHTYTEPGIYNVSLTISNEYGTKTEFKPSYIIAGELPDPDFYSEITTGYTPLTVRFTDNSTGSYDTILWDFGDGVGSLLENPVHTYDEPGLYTVALTLSNRFGSVTETKYGYIRAGFEVDIQEQDVTKEEGALGLPDIFTHGSTGTSGNESEMPSFDVEDFIGLLNK; encoded by the coding sequence ATGGGTGAATACAGGGGTTTGATCGTATTATTCTTTCTGGCTGTATGCCTCGTTCCGGCTGTTTCAGCAGTCCATTACCAGGCGGCAGGTACAATCTCCACGTTAACGGATTATCCGGAAGACAGATGGGAGATAGGAATCAGCGGAGACAATGTTATCTGGGTCGAACCCGGAGAAGGATATGGAGAACAGATCCTGTACCTATATAATATTCCTGAAAAGGAAGTCAAAAAGATTGCATCATCAAAATATTCCACCTTTCATCCGGGGATTGCAGACGATCTTCTTCTCTGGGGAGAGAAGACAGACATTCCGGGACCCATAAACCTAATCCGCTACGATATCCTGAATGGGAGCCTGTCTTATGTCGATCCCTACCTCTCAAACCAGGATTTTCCTGCAACCGACGGCAGTACCGTTGTATGGCTGGACAGCAGGACAGGAGGCTATACGAATATCTATCTGAAGAAAGGTGATGACGGCAGCTATCTGTTCCACGGATCGGACACAAGCGACAAGCACACCCCTCAGATTAGCGGAGAGTACGTCTACTGGGTGGAGAAAGGAACGCTCTACAGGCAGAACATAGATTCCGGGAACGCAGAGGCCATAATATCAGAAATACCGGACGATTACTCGATCTCGGGAGAAAATATAGTATGGGAGTACGAGAACGGCGATCAAACCGACATTGCCCTCCTCGACACGAACGCGATGTCAGCCGAAACCGAAGTGGATAACCCCGGCGACCAGTTGAACCCGGATATCGACGAAAACAACATAGTCTGGCAGGAAAAAGAAGACGGCCTGAATTTAATCAGGGTAAAGAACATCGAAACCGGAATAAGCGCCGGGATCTATTCTTCCGAATATCTTCAGTCCGAACCGAAGATAAGCGGTGACAACATAGTCTGGTTCGATTCCACGCCTGGAAATGAATCGGTCAGGATGTTCGATCTTGACAGTTATGCGGTGCCCTCCGCTGATTTCATATCGGATGCCGAACCTTCGCTCGTGCCGTTTACGATTCATTTTGTTCCCGAGATCACAACTTCGGTAAATATCAAACCCGATCTGCTATGGAATTTCGGAGACGGAACATTCTCGCCAGAGGCCGAGCCGGATCATACGTACACAGAGCCCGGCATATACAATGTCTCATTGACCATCTCCAACGAATATGGTACAAAAACCGAATTCAAACCCTCATATATCATTGCCGGCGAACTGCCCGACCCTGACTTCTACTCTGAAATCACTACAGGATATACACCGCTCACTGTAAGATTCACGGACAACTCCACTGGGTCTTATGACACGATACTATGGGACTTTGGAGACGGAGTGGGATCATTACTGGAAAACCCGGTACACACCTATGATGAGCCGGGACTCTATACCGTGGCACTTACCCTGTCCAACCGGTTCGGATCGGTTACAGAGACAAAATACGGATACATCAGGGCCGGTTTTGAAGTCGACATCCAGGAGCAGGATGTAACGAAAGAGGAAGGGGCATTAGGCCTCCCGGATATCTTCACCCACGGATCGACGGGAACCAGCGGTAATGAATCGGAGATGCCTTCGTTTGACGTTGAGGACTTCATAGGACTATTAAACAAATAA
- the trxA gene encoding thioredoxin, whose amino-acid sequence MSGSDNADDDIQKLREQRKAEIMNKIGKKRNPGVNVVDELNFRAFISENRFSVLDVWAEWCGPCLRVAPVIEEFSNEFSGKIAFGKCNVDENQNIAAAFAISAIPTLLFFSEGKLINRITGAYPKEALEKQIRSIFPGI is encoded by the coding sequence ATGTCAGGAAGCGACAATGCGGACGATGATATCCAAAAGCTCAGGGAACAAAGGAAGGCAGAAATAATGAACAAGATCGGAAAAAAAAGAAATCCCGGGGTAAATGTTGTGGACGAACTGAATTTTCGCGCATTTATATCAGAAAACAGGTTTTCAGTTCTTGATGTGTGGGCCGAATGGTGCGGCCCGTGCCTGAGAGTTGCACCCGTCATCGAAGAATTTTCAAATGAATTTTCTGGAAAAATCGCATTCGGAAAGTGCAATGTCGATGAAAATCAGAATATTGCGGCGGCATTCGCCATATCTGCAATACCTACCCTGCTTTTTTTCTCCGAAGGAAAACTGATAAACAGAATCACCGGCGCATACCCGAAGGAAGCGCTTGAAAAACAGATCCGGTCCATTTTCCCGGGCATATAA